The Candidatus Sericytochromatia bacterium genome contains the following window.
CGCCATAATGTCGCTGGTAGCCCGCCGAAGGGCTGCCGGCGGCCGCCGGGCCCCGGTCGGAGGCCCACACGATGGCCAGCGGGGCAAAGGTCATCACCGTGATCAGACCGGCATAGCCGATGCGCCTCATGCGTGTTCCCGCGGATAAATGGTGAGCTCGTGCTCACTGATCTCTTTACCTACCGAGGCTTCATGCGTGCCGCCCCAGCGCAAGACCGACATGTAGCGGTCCTGCGGGCCTTCAAAATCCCAGTATTCGACCCGGCCACCCACCGTGTCCCGAGAGGGGTCCTCCCGTTCCATCTGAACGGAGGCCTCGGAGTGTTCGGTCTGGCGATACCGGACGCCTTGATGCTCGATCTGGCGGGGTACCGGCGGGATGGTGTCGAGTTCAATTTCCTCAAAGATACCGATGCTGACGCCGTCGTCGTCTTCCGCGGACAGCCAGAGTTCCTTGTCGCGCGTGTCATCCACGAGCAGGTAGTCGTACCAGACGAACCCATCCTCTTCGTAGGTGATCTTGTTCTTTACGATGTAGTCGTGCTCATCGTAACTCACCACGTCTCCCGGCAGCAGGCCGAAAACGCTGGCGCGCCGCTGCGCCTCCGAGGCTCCTCCGACGCGACGCACCGGCGCCGCCGGCTGGTCGGGCGGCGTTCCCATGAGCCATTCCCAAAATCCCATATCAGCCCTCCAGGAGGGGAGACGATTCCGGTGGGCACCCTGCACCGGGGCCCCGCCCGGAAAGACGGACCCACAGTATACGATGTGACCGCGTCAGCGGGCCATACGTGCGTCGTGCAAGTTGGCGACGGGGAACTGATAGGTCCGCCCGCCTCCGAGCGCTTTGTACAGATCCTGGGCGGCGCGGGCCATGTCGCGATCGGGTTGCAGGCGCAGGCACCGACTCAACGCGTCGAGGGCGTCGGTGTTGGCCCCTTTGACCTTGTAGGCCTGAGCCAGGTAGAACCAGGCGGTGGCTTGCGCAGGGCCGGGCAAACTGGCCGCCGTCTTGAAGATCTCGACAGCCGCGTTGGGCTGGTAGGCCCGGTAATAGGATTGTCCGAGTGTCAGCAAGGCCTCCACGTTGGTCGGTTCGAACTCGACCGCCATGTGGAAGGCTTCGATCGCGAGCTGCGGTCGGCCGGTCTGGTCATAGAGGTGTCCCAGCACGAACCAGGTTTGGGCCCATTCAGGATGCTCGTCGACCAGCTTTTTCAGGGTCTGCTCGGATTCCTTGAGCTGGTTCAGGGCATAGTGGCAACACCCCAGATTGTGACGCGCGTGGCCATGTTGAGGATCCAGCTGCACCAGCGCCTCGTAGTTGGAACGGGCTTGCACGAGGTCACCCAGTTCGTGATGGAGGGAAGCCAGGTTGAACAGCATCTCCGGATTGGTCGGCGCGAGGGCAGTGGCCTTGGTGAACGCCGCCAAGGCCCCTGGCAGGTCCTGCTGACGATAGCGGATCCGGCCCAGTTCGTAATGCGCCTCGGCCCATTGCGGGTACTCCTGGGTCATCAGCGTGAACTGGTCGTGAGCCTCCGCGAACTGCTCCAGAGCCAGGTAGGTGCGGCCCAGCAGGAAGCAGGTTTCCCGCTCCTTGGGATTGAGCACCCAGGCCCGCTGGAGCATCTTGAGCGCCGCTTGCGCGTTCCCATTTTTCACGTAGGAACGGCCCAGTCGCTGATATGCCTCGACGCGTGCCGAGTCGAGCGCCACGACCCGCAGATAGCATTCGAGCGCTTGAGCCTCCTCGCCGAGGTGCTCGTAACTCTCGCCCAGTCCGAACCAGGCGCAGGCGTGATTGTTGTCCAGGTTGATGGCCTGCTGGAACGAGAGGCTGGCCTCCCGGTAGCCCTTCATGGCCAGGTACCGCTTCCCCTGGCACACGTGCAGTTCGGCGTTTTTGAGCTCCACGTCCAGGTCTTTGGCGAAGCTTTCGGCCGACAGGTAGCGGAAGTCCGGATCCTTGTTCAAGGCCTTCAGCAGTTTTTCGCTGAGTGAGGCCGGCAACAACGGATTGAGTTCCTGCGGGCTGGGCGGTTCGGCATAGAAGAGGTTGTGGGCCACTTCCGTGGCGTTCTGCGCGGCGAACGGCAGTTGTCCGGTAAAGGTCTTGAACAGGATCACACCGGCGGCAAACACATCCGAGCGGCCATCGACCGAGGAGGCGTCGAGCAACTGCTCAGGCGCCATATAATTCAGGGTTCCGAGCATCATCTTGGCCTGCGTGATGCCGGGGCCATAGGAGCGTCGGGCCATCCCGAAGTCGGTCACCTTGAGTTCACCGATGGGGGAGATGAGCAGATTGGAGGGCTTGATGTCGCGGTGAACCACCCCGTGCTCGTGCATGTAATGCAAGGCCTTGCAGAGCTGGGAGCCGAGTTCCAGAATGCGAGGCAGGGTCAGGTTTTGCCGCTCGGTCTCGTCTTCGAGCAGCGAGTGCCAGCTATGACCGGCCTGGTATTCCATCACGAGGTAATGACGTTCCGGCACGGCGGCCAGGTCGCCGGCCGCTGAGCGGGCCGGTTCGACGCCCGCGTCGATGGCCGGCACGATGTGAGGGTGCTGCAAGGCCATGTGAATTTCCGACTCGCGCCGGAAGCGTGCCACCTGCTCCGTGACGTCGAGGCCGCTCTCCGTCTCCACCAGCATCTCTTTGATGGCCAGCAGCTGTTGCGTGCCAGGCGCCTGAGCAAGATAGACGCGTCCTGTCAAGGAGTGCGTGATCTCACTCAAGATCTCGTAGGGGCCGATCTTGTCGATGCCGGCGGCCTTACCGGGGCACGGTTGCTGCATTGCAGGGGCGATCCTTTCGTCAAGGCGCACAATATTAGAGCATTATGTTAAGATCTGCCAAGCTGATCTGCCTGTGATTGAGATCTCTTTTTGTAAAGTTTTGCCCCCGCCTCGTCACCGAGGCGGGGGCATTTGAATCTCAGTCAGAAAAGCGGTGGGGCTGGTTCAGGCGCCCAGTCGGTAGCCGAACCCACGCACCGTTTGCACGTATTTCGGGCTTGACGGATCCGTCTCGATTTTCTCGCGGAGCCAGCGAATGTGCACGTCGACCGTCTTGGTGTCGCCGTAAAAGTCAAGGCCCCACACCTGTTCCAGCAGTTCTTCCCGGCTGAAGACGCGACCCGGGGTCGACATGAGCATCGCCAGGATCTTGAACTCCTTCGGCGACAATTCGACGACTCGGTCGCCCACGGTGACACGATGCTCAGACAGGTTGATGGTGAGGTCCTGGTGCTGGTACACCTTGGCTTGCTTGGTGTCGCCATCGGAGCTCTTGGAGCGCCGCAACAAGGCTTTGATGCGGGCCACGAGTTCACGCAGGCTGAAGGGCTTGATGAGGTAATCATCCGCCCCCACTTCAAGGCCGATGACCCGGTCGATTTCCTCCCCCTTGGCCGTCAGCATGATGATGGGCACGTCGTTGTGTTCGCGCCGAAGCAGGCGACAAACTTCCAGGCCACTCAGCTGAGGAAGCATCAGGTCGAGCACGATCAGGTTGGGCTTGGTTAGCTGGACTTGCTGGAGGGCTTCCTGACCGTTGGAGGCTCGAACGACTTCGTAGCCTTCCTGCAGCAGGGCGTATTCGATGGATTCGACAATCATTTCTTCGTCGTCGACCAGCAGAATCTTTTCGGCCATGACTCTTGTTTCCTCTCGGGGCCCCTGAGGGCCAACGCGGGTATCACGTGGAAGCCGGAACGACGTGACGTGAGGGGGGCGTCGGCGGGGAGAATGCCTGGTTGAACCAAGCGATGCTCATCGTCTTTTTCTTACCAACCCGACGGTGGTTCTTAACCTGAATCCTGCCATCGGCCTTAACCAATGTCAAGGAATGGGAAACGCAGGAATCCCATCCATCGCGGTTTTACAGCGAGCCAGCGGAATTTGCGACCTGCGCCCGTGGTTAAGATCGGGTCACCGCGCTGGTGGTTGGACGGTGCTGCGTTCCGGTCAGGTGGACGCGTCCCGGTAGACATTCGTGACCGGCACGCCCGTCAACTGACGCATCGCCTCTCCCAGCTGATGAGCCTCCTCGCGATTCAGGTGCCGCAGCGGGAGGGCCTCGTAGGGGGCGTCGTCCAGGCTGTAGTTGCCGCGAGCGGCCAGGAACCAGCCGCGCGGGACGGGGCGGGTGGGCGTGTTCAGCTGTAGCTCGTCGGGGCGGATCTCCCGCACGAGGCCCGCGAAGGCTTCAAAATCCTTGTAGTTGGCGGGCATCCACATGGATTGGATGGCCAGAAATCCCTTGAATTCGGCGCGCAGGGCCTTGATTCCCCGCACGATGCTTGCCACCGTGATGCCGTCCACCGGACGATCGATGCGCGCCAAGGTGGCGTCGTCGGCCGCGTCCAGTTTGCAAAAGACCTTGTCTGCCTCGGCCAGCTCTGCCCGTACGCCCGGATCTTCCAGCTTGGTGGAATTGGTCAGCACGGCCACCGGTTTGCCGGTAAAGGCCTTGACGGCCCGGATCGCTTCGCCCAGATTGGCCCCCAGGGTGGGTTCCCCGCTGCCGCTGAAGGTCACGATGTCAGCGCTTTGCCAGTCCGACTGCGCGAGGTCCTCCAGGATCCGCGCCACCGGGACCCACTCCCGTCGCTCGGAAGTGGGGGTCTCGATCCGCCCCAACTGGCAGTACACGCAACGAAAGGAGCAGATGGACGAGGTGTAGAGCAGGTCGATGCCCAGCGAGCGGCCCATACGCCAGGAATCCACCGGACCGTAGACGGTCGAACCTTGCACCTGGGTCACGGGCGAGCCTCTCCACGGGGGACAGGGCCCAGGTCGCCCCGTAAGCCCTCCAGCAGGGTGACGATGCCGTCAACGCGGGGCATCCCCTGGTCAATCAGGCGAATGATGCCGCGTCCATCCAGCACCACGGTCTTTCGTTTGAAGAACGGCAGCCAGCCCTTCGCCCCGTAAAGCAGGGCGACCTCGCCGCGTGGGTCGGCAAGCAGGGGGAAGTTCAAGCCCAACTTGGCCCGGTAGCGGGCGTGGGATTCGGAGGTGTTGTGACTGATACCCAGCACCTGGGTATCGCACGCCGTCAATCGGTCGAGCGCCGAATTGAACGCGCGCAGCTCATGCGTTCAGCCAGGGGTGTCGTCTTGCGGATAGAAGGCCAGCACCACCCGTTTTTTTTCTCGCCAGTCCAGCAAAGAGACCGGCCGGCCGTCGTGATCGGGCAGCGTGAAGGGCGGCGCTGCGTCTCCTTCGCGAGGTCCTGAGGTGTCCTTGAAAAACACGGGGACTCCTTTCGCTCCCTGGGGCGACCTGATGCCTTGGAGGGGAGGACCCCATTCTAGCGCACCCGGCTGACGGGAACCATGGGCCGCCGGGGAATGGATGGGGGGCACGGCCGCTCGTTCAGGCCCGCGTTTGAGCGCTGGACAGGCTTATTCGTCACGAACCGAAGTCAAATGCTGCGTTCCCGCAGTTGCTGAAGCAACCAGGGCGGACGCTCGGCTGGTCGCCTGGCCAGGGAGAAGGCCAGGTGCCCCTCTTGCAGCACGCGGTGGTGTTCGCGCACGCTTTCGAAAGCCCCCCGAGCAGGCTTGGGCAAGGCATCGCGGGCGCCTTCAAGCAGGCGCCTGGCCTGCTCGACCTGATGAGGGGCCTCGGGCGCGTACGGCGCGGCGGCCGCCAGGCCAAAATGGGCTTGCGCCTGCAAACTGGGGCTTCCCACCTCTTCCGCGAGCTGTCGCATCTGCAAGAAGTGCTGGCGTGCTTGGGAATGCCCCTGAGCCAGGGCGATCTCACCCAGAATCGCATACACGCGCGCCTGCTCCAGGGCGTTGCCCACCCGGATGGCCAGCTCCAGCGCTTCCTGGGCCCAGTTGGCGGCCTCGCGCCACTGTTCCCGAGCGACCGCCACCTGCGCCTTGATCCGCAGGGCACGTGCCTGCATGCCCTTGGAAAGCGCCACCTTGGCGGCCTGATAAGCCAGTTCGACGCGCCACTCGGCATCCGGTAATTCGTCGCGATGAAGGTGCAGTTCGGCCAGCATGGCGTTGAGTCGCGTTTCCGGCTCGGGGTTGCCCGTGGCGTCGATCACCTCTCTCAGGGCCTGGCTCGCCGTCAGTGCCTCTTTCCATTGCCCCAGATTCAGCAACAACTCCACCTGGTACATGAGCACCAAGGCCTCGACATACTTGTTTCGCAGGTCTCGCGTGAACACGAGGGCACGCTCCATCAGGGCCAGCGATTCCTGCCCCGCGCCGGCGAGGACGTCGCCCAGGGCGCGCATCGACATGGCGTAGCCGTGGGTGTATTTCACGCCGTAGCGACTCGACAACGCTTCGGCTTCCTGGGCGCGTTCGCGGACTTCGCTCAGGTTCCCCAATTCCAGCGCGGTGATGGCCAGATTCAGCACGGCCACCACTTCGTCCGAGCGAGAGCCGCTCTCAAAGGCCAGGGCTCGGCCGGCCTGGAAGGATTCCCACGCCTCGCGAGGCTCCCCCAAGGCGTTCTGGGCGTTGCCCAACAGGTTGTACGAGTTGACCAGCCCCAGCTTGTCACCGCTGGACAGCAGCAGGGTCAGAGAACGTTGCAGCTGGGAGATCCCGTGGGGAATCTGGGCCGGGTCTGACGAGGCCACGCAGACATAGCCGGCAAAGGCATAGGCCGACCCCTGGGAGGTCACATCGAAGGACGTCTCGGCAATCGCGGCGGCCTGTTCCGCCATTCGCAAGGACGTTGGCAGGTCGCCCGCGTAGAAATGCAGACGCGCCGCCACCAGCAGGCAGCGTGTCTGGTTGACGCTGTCGCCCGCGGCCTCACTGACCAGGATGGCGCGGGAACAGTATTCGAGCGCCACGGCACTCTCCTGCAGGACGAGACAAGCCTTGGCCTGAGAGCCCAGCAGCCTCCCCAGTTCACGCTGGGCACCCAGATGCTCGGCCAGATCAATCGCCTCGGCCTGGACCTCCTTGGCTTCTTTGGCCTGGGCCCGGGCTCGTCTGATGAACCCGAGTTGCTCCAGGTAACGCAGCAACACAGGGCTCCAGCGGTCAGAGGGGGCCTCTCGCAACAGCGCCAGTCCCTGGTCGAGGAAGGTTTCGGCCTCTTGCAGGGCGTACAGCGCCGATCGCCGATTGCCGGCTTCCAGGGCATAGACGATCGCCTGGTCACTGGCCTGGGCCTCCAAGCTGTGTCGTGCCAAGGCCGTGATCAGTTCCAGCGGGAGACGTTCCGGTCCTTCTCCTCGCGCCTCGTGCTCCAGTACCGTCAGGATGCGCGCATGGATGGGGCGACGCAGCGAGCTTGGCACCTCCTCCAGCAGCACACGCTGGAGTTCCGGCTGCGCGAAGCGGTACCCGCCACCTTCTTCCGGCACGATGATCTGGGCAATCTCGAGCGCCTGAAGGGCATCGAAAAGGTGCTCTTCCTCCTGTTCCGTGGCCGCTTGCAACCATTCCAGGGTGAAGTTCTCGCCCACCACCGCGGCATGGGTTGCCAGGCGTCGCACATCGGGAGACAAGGCCTCAAGCTGACGCAACAGCAGTGCCGGGCCATCGGAGGGCAAGTTCTCGTCCGGAATCTCGATGTCGGTCTGCCAATGTCCGGCCTGGTTGGTCAGGATGCGTTCCCGCACGAGGTGCTCGAGCAACTGTTCGATCAGCAACGGGTTGCCCTTGGAAAAATCCAAGGCGCGAGCCGTCAACCGTTCCGAGACGGCTGAATCTCCCAGCATCGAGCTGACCATCATGTCGACGGCAGTCGCGGGAAGGGGCGCGATCTGAAGACGCTCCGCCTGGGCCAGCCAGGTCGGCAGCGTTTCGGGCAGCTGTCTGGAGGCCACCACCAGCAGCAGACGCGCGTCGCTGACGTTGCGGACCAGGTGCTCCAGCAACTCCTGGGACAACTCATCGGCCCGGTGCCAATCGTCCAGGGCCACCACCAGGGGAGCCTGGCGCGCCAGTTCTCCGAGCAGGGTGGCGATGCAGTCTTGCAGACGCGCCTTCTCGCGCGCCGGCGGGTCGAGGTCGGGGGCCGGTTCGATGGCGGTCTCTTCAGCCAGGTCGGGCAGCAGTTTCACCAGCACGGGCGCCACCCGAGCCAGCACCTCGGGAATCAGGCGCCGCGCGAACGGAAGCGCCCGGCGTAGCAGATCGAGGATCGGCCCGTAGGGCGCTGGCGTGTTGCGTGGCGTGGCCTGAATGTGGTGCAGGTCGGCCAGTTGTGCAGCGAAACGAAGCTCTTCGAGCAGACGACTCTTGCCGATGCCGCTTTCGCCCCAGATGAAAATGCGTTCGCCGGGAGGGCCCGTTTCCATCACGGAGACGGCGGTCTGAAGCCGCGTGAGGGTTTCCTGGCGTCCCACCAGGGGGGAGGCCAGCAAGCTGCCCCCGATGCCTTGAGGCACCTCCATGCCCAGCGCGTCGAGCACGTCGTAGGCCGATTGGTAGCGATCCAGCGGCTCCTTGGCCAGCAAGCGCATGACCACGTGTTCAAGGCTTGGATCGACCGCGGGTTGAAGGACGGAGGGGGGCGTCGGTGCCTGTGACAGGTGCATGCGCAGCAGGTCGAGCAACTGGTCGCTCTGGAAGGGCAGCTGGCCCGTGATCATCTCGTAGGCCAGCACCCCCAAGGCATAAAGGTCCGCGCGTCGGTCCAGGCGCCCTCGCCTCACCACTTCCGGGGCCAGGTAACCGACGGTGCCGCGAATCGCTCCCCCGCTTCGGCCCGCGAGTTCCATGAGGCCGTAGTCCATCAATTTGGCGGTGCCATCCGGTCGGATGCGCACGTTGGCGCTCTTGATGTCGGAATGCAAGTAGCCCAGTTGGTGGATGTAGCCGAGGGCCAGCAGGAGCTGTCCGAGAATGCCCCGGACGTCCGCCAAGGGGACGGGCAACATCTCATCCAGTCCACGCCCCGGCACGAGTTCCATCGTGAAGAA
Protein-coding sequences here:
- a CDS encoding DUF4178 domain-containing protein, whose translation is MGFWEWLMGTPPDQPAAPVRRVGGASEAQRRASVFGLLPGDVVSYDEHDYIVKNKITYEEDGFVWYDYLLVDDTRDKELWLSAEDDDGVSIGIFEEIELDTIPPVPRQIEHQGVRYRQTEHSEASVQMEREDPSRDTVGGRVEYWDFEGPQDRYMSVLRWGGTHEASVGKEISEHELTIYPREHA
- a CDS encoding tetratricopeptide repeat protein, with translation MQQPCPGKAAGIDKIGPYEILSEITHSLTGRVYLAQAPGTQQLLAIKEMLVETESGLDVTEQVARFRRESEIHMALQHPHIVPAIDAGVEPARSAAGDLAAVPERHYLVMEYQAGHSWHSLLEDETERQNLTLPRILELGSQLCKALHYMHEHGVVHRDIKPSNLLISPIGELKVTDFGMARRSYGPGITQAKMMLGTLNYMAPEQLLDASSVDGRSDVFAAGVILFKTFTGQLPFAAQNATEVAHNLFYAEPPSPQELNPLLPASLSEKLLKALNKDPDFRYLSAESFAKDLDVELKNAELHVCQGKRYLAMKGYREASLSFQQAINLDNNHACAWFGLGESYEHLGEEAQALECYLRVVALDSARVEAYQRLGRSYVKNGNAQAALKMLQRAWVLNPKERETCFLLGRTYLALEQFAEAHDQFTLMTQEYPQWAEAHYELGRIRYRQQDLPGALAAFTKATALAPTNPEMLFNLASLHHELGDLVQARSNYEALVQLDPQHGHARHNLGCCHYALNQLKESEQTLKKLVDEHPEWAQTWFVLGHLYDQTGRPQLAIEAFHMAVEFEPTNVEALLTLGQSYYRAYQPNAAVEIFKTAASLPGPAQATAWFYLAQAYKVKGANTDALDALSRCLRLQPDRDMARAAQDLYKALGGGRTYQFPVANLHDARMAR
- a CDS encoding response regulator transcription factor, translating into MAEKILLVDDEEMIVESIEYALLQEGYEVVRASNGQEALQQVQLTKPNLIVLDLMLPQLSGLEVCRLLRREHNDVPIIMLTAKGEEIDRVIGLEVGADDYLIKPFSLRELVARIKALLRRSKSSDGDTKQAKVYQHQDLTINLSEHRVTVGDRVVELSPKEFKILAMLMSTPGRVFSREELLEQVWGLDFYGDTKTVDVHIRWLREKIETDPSSPKYVQTVRGFGYRLGA
- a CDS encoding radical SAM protein, giving the protein MTQVQGSTVYGPVDSWRMGRSLGIDLLYTSSICSFRCVYCQLGRIETPTSERREWVPVARILEDLAQSDWQSADIVTFSGSGEPTLGANLGEAIRAVKAFTGKPVAVLTNSTKLEDPGVRAELAEADKVFCKLDAADDATLARIDRPVDGITVASIVRGIKALRAEFKGFLAIQSMWMPANYKDFEAFAGLVREIRPDELQLNTPTRPVPRGWFLAARGNYSLDDAPYEALPLRHLNREEAHQLGEAMRQLTGVPVTNVYRDAST
- a CDS encoding peroxiredoxin gives rise to the protein MPPIHSPAAHGSRQPGALEWGPPLQGIRSPQGAKGVPVFFKDTSGPREGDAAPPFTLPDHDGRPVSLLDWREKKRVVLAFYPQDDTPGUTHELRAFNSALDRLTACDTQVLGISHNTSESHARYRAKLGLNFPLLADPRGEVALLYGAKGWLPFFKRKTVVLDGRGIIRLIDQGMPRVDGIVTLLEGLRGDLGPVPRGEARP
- a CDS encoding AAA family ATPase, which codes for MPPGCGHPAAVSRPPERMPTELLDHRYQIVQRLGEGAMGAVYQVEERASGKTLAMKVISRKVEGGEKSYLQLKQEFRLMTQLRHPNCCAVYDYGLLNSGAPFFTMELVPGRGLDEMLPVPLADVRGILGQLLLALGYIHQLGYLHSDIKSANVRIRPDGTAKLMDYGLMELAGRSGGAIRGTVGYLAPEVVRRGRLDRRADLYALGVLAYEMITGQLPFQSDQLLDLLRMHLSQAPTPPSVLQPAVDPSLEHVVMRLLAKEPLDRYQSAYDVLDALGMEVPQGIGGSLLASPLVGRQETLTRLQTAVSVMETGPPGERIFIWGESGIGKSRLLEELRFAAQLADLHHIQATPRNTPAPYGPILDLLRRALPFARRLIPEVLARVAPVLVKLLPDLAEETAIEPAPDLDPPAREKARLQDCIATLLGELARQAPLVVALDDWHRADELSQELLEHLVRNVSDARLLLVVASRQLPETLPTWLAQAERLQIAPLPATAVDMMVSSMLGDSAVSERLTARALDFSKGNPLLIEQLLEHLVRERILTNQAGHWQTDIEIPDENLPSDGPALLLRQLEALSPDVRRLATHAAVVGENFTLEWLQAATEQEEEHLFDALQALEIAQIIVPEEGGGYRFAQPELQRVLLEEVPSSLRRPIHARILTVLEHEARGEGPERLPLELITALARHSLEAQASDQAIVYALEAGNRRSALYALQEAETFLDQGLALLREAPSDRWSPVLLRYLEQLGFIRRARAQAKEAKEVQAEAIDLAEHLGAQRELGRLLGSQAKACLVLQESAVALEYCSRAILVSEAAGDSVNQTRCLLVAARLHFYAGDLPTSLRMAEQAAAIAETSFDVTSQGSAYAFAGYVCVASSDPAQIPHGISQLQRSLTLLLSSGDKLGLVNSYNLLGNAQNALGEPREAWESFQAGRALAFESGSRSDEVVAVLNLAITALELGNLSEVRERAQEAEALSSRYGVKYTHGYAMSMRALGDVLAGAGQESLALMERALVFTRDLRNKYVEALVLMYQVELLLNLGQWKEALTASQALREVIDATGNPEPETRLNAMLAELHLHRDELPDAEWRVELAYQAAKVALSKGMQARALRIKAQVAVAREQWREAANWAQEALELAIRVGNALEQARVYAILGEIALAQGHSQARQHFLQMRQLAEEVGSPSLQAQAHFGLAAAAPYAPEAPHQVEQARRLLEGARDALPKPARGAFESVREHHRVLQEGHLAFSLARRPAERPPWLLQQLRERSI